The Spirochaetota bacterium genome segment CTATGCGCAGAAATGTATCTATTCGGGGAAGCAATACCCGTCCCGGAAGAGCGCTTCAGATCACCGCCGGCGGCGATATTGAATACCCTGTATGCAAAATAACATGCAATATTAGCTTAAATGTCAACATATTTCTACATGCTGTATTTGCTTGGCGGTGCTTACTAAAATGTGTCCGATACTCACCGATCCCCTGCCGCAGTATAATATTTGACACGGCTTACTTTCGGGGATACTTTGATAAGACGCTTTGCCGCGAATGCAGCGCGCCGATACACGCACCCCAAGGAGCATGAAATGAAAAACGCACTTATACTGGCACTTTGCCTGTCGGCCCTTCTGATCGGATCGTCGCTGCCCGCCCCCGGCGCGGAAGAGACCGTCACCGGGAGTGAGATCTCCTCGGTCAAGCTCTACCAGAACCAGGCGCTCATCACCCGCCAGGCGAGGCTTTCCCTTAAAAAAGGCGAGAACACCGTGGTGCTCGCCGGTCTCCCCAGCACCCTGCACGACTGGTCGGCGAAGGGCGCGCTTCCGAAAGATTTCGCGGGGAAGATAATGAGCATCGAGGTCGAGCAGAAGGCGCTTCTCTCCAAGCACCAGCAGAGCGTCGTGGAAATCGAGAAGAAGCTCGACGCGCTCCAGGAAAAGGACCTCGAGCACCTGCACACGCTCAAGACGCTCCAGTCCCAGGAGGATTTCCTGAATTCCATCGTCACCTTCACGACACAGGCCGCCTCCCAGGAGCTTGCCACGCGCATCCCGCAGATAGGCGTGTGGAACGACACGCTCAACTACGTGAGCGAGAAACGCAGGCAGATACTCGCCCAGCGGCGCGAGACGGAAAAGGCGCGCGAGGAGCTCGGGAAGCTCATCCAGCAGCTCGAATTCGACTTGCGCCAGATCGCGGGCTACGATTATTTCGACAACTACCAGTCCCTGAACAAGGCCGTGATGGACAACCGGGCGTCGTTGAACGTGCAGCAGTTCGCGCAGACCACCGAGAAGTACGCCGAGAAGCGCAGGCTCCTGAACGAACCCACCGAGAAGATCGATATCGAGAAGCGGTTTCTGGTGCAGATATTTTCCTCGAAGGACGACGCGGCCCTCTTTACCTTCAGTTACCTGATCCCGGACACCTCCTGGCAGATGCTCTACGACGTGCGCGCGAGCCACGAGAACAAGACCATAAGCCTGCTCGTCTTCGCCAACATCTACCAGCACACGGGCGAGGACTGGAAGGCGGTCGAGCTCGCCCTGTCGACCGGTTCCCCCTCGCAGGCCATACGTCCGCCCGTGCTCGCGGGCTGGTACCTGGACATCGGGCACCGCTACGCGCGGGACATCGAGGGCGCGTCCGGCGCGGCCGATTACGCCTCGTCGAAGGTTGCCATGGCCAAGGAGATGAAAAAGGCCAAGAAGGACGGCGGCGGAGGCGATGAAGAATACGCCCCCGTACCGGAGGCAGAGGTGAGCGAAAAAGGACCCTTCATGGAGATCGGGCTTCCGCTCGAGCAGAGCATCGCGTCCACGACCAAGCAGCAGAAGAAGTACGTCCAGGAGTACTCGCTCAAGGAGAGCGACAAAATCAAGTTCTACTACGAGGTCATACCGGCCAAGGCGCGCGAGGGCTTTTTAAAAGTGAAGATCTCAAATTCGACCCAGCTTCCCTGGCTCGCAGGGGAGGCGCAGATATTCCTGGAAAACGAGTTCATGGGCAAGGCCGAGGTGCCGTTCACCCCGAAGGGCAAGGAGGAAACGGTCGCGCTCGGTCTTGAATCGCGCATAACGGCGCAGAAGGAGCTCGTGAAGAAGTACGAGGACACCTCGGGCCTTTTCGGGGGGAACCGGCGCATACTCTACACCTACAAGATCACCGTGGAGAATCAGCTCCCCGCCCAGGCGTCCGTCACCGTCGTGGACAACACGCCCGTTTCCCGCAACGAGAAGATAAAGGCCGAGGTCCAGAACCTTTCGCTGTCCTACACGAAGGATGCGGAGTTCGAAAAGTCGTCGGATTACGCGCAGGGGCTCAGGAAATGGATGATCGATATTCCGGCGCACCAGAAGAAGGAGATCAGCTACGAGGTGGTGGTGTCGTTCGACAAGGAGACGCCGGTGCAGGGGCTACGGTAAGGGCAATTGCGGCGGCGCCCCTTCAGTTCGGGCGCCCGTTGCAAGCCGCCTGAGAATCTCCGCAATTTCAGGTTTGCCTAACCTGCCGTTCGCCGTCCCCATCATCATCCTGTAGAGCTCGCCGGCGGGGTCTTGAATCTGAATTCCGTTTAATTCCAGGAATACCAGCGCAGCCATCAGGGCGACCCGCTTATTCCCATCGATAAAAGGGTGATTCTGGCATAGGTGAAACGCGTATGCCGCGGCGATTTCAAAATTGCCGGCATGGAGGAGTTTTCCGTCGAAGCTGGTTTCCGGCATGGCGAGCGCCGAAGTCAGCAACGCGATGTCTCGAACTCCCGTCATCCCGCCATACCGCGCTATCTGGTCCTTGTGGATTTCTACGATATCTGCGAGGGTTAAAAATTCCGGCATTGCGAATTATTCGGCGAGCCGCTTCAAAGTCGCCCCGTGAACCTTGTTGAGCTTTTCCAGCGCCGTATGCAAATCTTTGGTACGGTTTTCATTGTGAACTGGAGAGATGAAGAGGTTTTTCCCGTCCGTGGCGATTTCCAGCGGAGTGTCCGCATCGATTTTTAAAACTTCCATTAACGCCTTATCGATGATAAGCGCGGAACTGTTGCCGTGTTGGATCAGCTTTTTAACCATTTGAAACCTCGTATACACATAATGTATACGATCCCCGGAATTGTCAAGCACTAAGGAAGAGGTTGTTCATTCGCCAACGAGCAAGTTAACGTTTCCCATTCGCGGCGATCTCCATCCCGCGCCGTATCGCCGCGAGGTTGCCGGGGATGGTCTGCCTGAGTCTCTCGGGCACGACCTCCTGCATGACGCCCTCGATATCGGCGTATTCAAGGAAGTGCGCGCGTGCGATGAAGGCGCCCAGCGCGATCATATTCGCGACCCTGGAGTTTCCCATCGCGATGGCCTCCTCGTTGCAGGGGATGGGGAGGTTGTCGATATCGTCGCGGGACAGGAGCTCCTTCGCGATAAGGCTCGTGTTTGCGATGACGAGCCCGCCCGGGGTGACCATGGGCTGATACTTCTCCAGCGCGATGGTATCCATGGCGATAATCGAGACGGGTGTGTTCGTGACCATCGAGCCTATCTCCCCGTCCGACACGACGAGCGTCACATTGGTGCGCCCCCCGCGCTTCTCGACGCCATACGAGGGAAGGTACGTCACCGACAACCCCTTCTTGATCGCGGCCACCGCCACGATCTGGCTGATGATCTGTATTCCCTGCCCGCCAAAGCCCGCCATGATCACGTCATAATACATATCGTTACCTCACCCCCGGCCCCTCTCCCGCGGGAGAGGGGTGTGCGGGGAAATACTTTCATTCGATCAATTTACCTGTGTCTATTAGGCGACTTCAACATACAAACTGCATTCCCTGAGTCCCCCCCTTCTCCCAGGGGAGAAGGGGGCCGGGGGGATGAGGTCTACAGGAAATCCTTTCCCGTCCTCTCTTTAAAAACACCCAGCGGGTAATACGGGATCATCTCGCGTTCGATTACGTTGAGCGCCTCGAGCGGGGAGACACGCCAGTTCGTGTTGCAGGTCGAGAGCATCTCGACCACGGAGAATCCCATCTCGTTGATCTGCATCTCGAAGGCCTTGATGATCGCCTTCTTCGCCTGGTTCACGTGCTTGGGACTGTGGAGGGAAACCCGCGTGGAATACGCCACTCCCTCGAGGGTCGCGAGCATCTCGGCCATGCGGATGGGGTAGCCCTCGTTTTTAAATTCGCGCCCGTACGGGCTCGTGGTGGTCTGCTGCCCCAGTAGGGTGGTGGGCGCCATCTGGCCGCCGGTCATCCCGTACACGGAATTGTTGATGAAGAAGACCGTAACGTTTTCGCCCCTGTTCGCGGCGTGGATGATCTCCGACGTGCCTATCGCCGCCATGTCGCCGTCGCCCTGGTAGCAAAAGATGATTTTATCCGGCTGGGCGCGCTTCATACCCGTCGCGCATGCGGGGGCCCTCCCGTGGGGGGACTCGAGCACGTCAATGGGGAAATACGTATAGAGGAACACGCAGCACCCCACCCCGGGTATGCCCACCGTGCGGTCGACGATGCCCAGCTCGTCCATCGCCTCGGCGATGAGGCGGTGCGCGATGCCGTGCGTGCAGCCGGGGCAAAAATGCGTGAGCGCGGGATTGAGGCTCTCGGGCCTTTTAAAGACTGCGTTCATATGCCCCCTCCATTGCCTTTTTAAGCTCGCGCAGCACGTCCTCCGGGTAGGGGAAGCCGCCGCCGGGGCGTCCGTAGAAATGAATGCGCGCGTCCTTGTGCGCGGCTATCTGCACGTCGCGCAGCATCTGGCCTGTGTTCATCTCGACGACGAGCACGTTCGGTATCCGCGACGAATGTTCGTACACCTGCTTCGAGGGAAACGGGAACACGGTTAAGGGACGAAGCAGCCCTACCTTTATTCCCTGCGCGCGGGCCTGGATGATCGCGGTCTTGGCCACCCTGGAGGGCGTTCCGAAGGCGATGATCATGACCTCCGCGTCGTCAAGGTGCCATTCCTCGCACATGACTTCGTTATCCTGTATCTCGCGGTACTTCCGGACGAGGAGCATGTTGTGCGCTTCCTGCTCTCCGTCGCCCAGGTAGAGGCTCTTGATGAGTTGCGGAGTGCGACCCTTTCGCCCGGTGAGCGCCCACGGCTTTTCGGGGAGGACGACCGGCTCCTTCGGGGTGAGCCTGCAGGGCTCCTGGAACTGCCCGATCATCGCATCGGCGATGACCATGGCCGGGTTGCGGTACTTGTCGGCCAGCTCGAAGGCCTTGATGGTGAGGTCGAACATCTCCTGCACCGATGCCGGTGCGAGCACGATGTTGTGGTAGTCGCCGTGGCCGCCGCCGTGCACCGCCTGGGAATAGTCGCCCTGGGTGGGCGAGATGCCCCCCAGTCCCGGGCCGCAGCGCATGATGTTCACCACGACGCAGGGAGTATCGGACCCCGCCATGTAGGAGAGCGCCTCCTGCATGAGCGAAATCCCCGGGCCGGAGGACGACGTCATCGCGCGCTTCCCGGCGGCCGCGGCGCCCATGACCATGTTGATGGACGCGATCTCGCTTTCGGCGGGGATGAAGGTGCCCCCGAGCTTCGGGAGTTGGCGCGCCAGGTACTCGGGGATGTCGTTCTGGGGGGTTATGGGATAGCCGAAATAGTAACGGCAGCCCGCCTGGAGCGCCCCTTCGGCGAGGGCGATATTGCCCTTGGTGAGTTTCAG includes the following:
- a CDS encoding mucoidy inhibitor MuiA family protein, whose product is MKNALILALCLSALLIGSSLPAPGAEETVTGSEISSVKLYQNQALITRQARLSLKKGENTVVLAGLPSTLHDWSAKGALPKDFAGKIMSIEVEQKALLSKHQQSVVEIEKKLDALQEKDLEHLHTLKTLQSQEDFLNSIVTFTTQAASQELATRIPQIGVWNDTLNYVSEKRRQILAQRRETEKAREELGKLIQQLEFDLRQIAGYDYFDNYQSLNKAVMDNRASLNVQQFAQTTEKYAEKRRLLNEPTEKIDIEKRFLVQIFSSKDDAALFTFSYLIPDTSWQMLYDVRASHENKTISLLVFANIYQHTGEDWKAVELALSTGSPSQAIRPPVLAGWYLDIGHRYARDIEGASGAADYASSKVAMAKEMKKAKKDGGGGDEEYAPVPEAEVSEKGPFMEIGLPLEQSIASTTKQQKKYVQEYSLKESDKIKFYYEVIPAKAREGFLKVKISNSTQLPWLAGEAQIFLENEFMGKAEVPFTPKGKEETVALGLESRITAQKELVKKYEDTSGLFGGNRRILYTYKITVENQLPAQASVTVVDNTPVSRNEKIKAEVQNLSLSYTKDAEFEKSSDYAQGLRKWMIDIPAHQKKEISYEVVVSFDKETPVQGLR
- a CDS encoding type II toxin-antitoxin system death-on-curing family toxin, whose product is MPEFLTLADIVEIHKDQIARYGGMTGVRDIALLTSALAMPETSFDGKLLHAGNFEIAAAYAFHLCQNHPFIDGNKRVALMAALVFLELNGIQIQDPAGELYRMMMGTANGRLGKPEIAEILRRLATGARTEGAPPQLPLP
- a CDS encoding AbrB/MazE/SpoVT family DNA-binding domain-containing protein, which produces MVKKLIQHGNSSALIIDKALMEVLKIDADTPLEIATDGKNLFISPVHNENRTKDLHTALEKLNKVHGATLKRLAE
- a CDS encoding 2-oxoacid:ferredoxin oxidoreductase subunit gamma: MYYDVIMAGFGGQGIQIISQIVAVAAIKKGLSVTYLPSYGVEKRGGRTNVTLVVSDGEIGSMVTNTPVSIIAMDTIALEKYQPMVTPGGLVIANTSLIAKELLSRDDIDNLPIPCNEEAIAMGNSRVANMIALGAFIARAHFLEYADIEGVMQEVVPERLRQTIPGNLAAIRRGMEIAANGKR
- a CDS encoding 2-oxoglutarate oxidoreductase gives rise to the protein MNAVFKRPESLNPALTHFCPGCTHGIAHRLIAEAMDELGIVDRTVGIPGVGCCVFLYTYFPIDVLESPHGRAPACATGMKRAQPDKIIFCYQGDGDMAAIGTSEIIHAANRGENVTVFFINNSVYGMTGGQMAPTTLLGQQTTTSPYGREFKNEGYPIRMAEMLATLEGVAYSTRVSLHSPKHVNQAKKAIIKAFEMQINEMGFSVVEMLSTCNTNWRVSPLEALNVIEREMIPYYPLGVFKERTGKDFL
- the vorB gene encoding 3-methyl-2-oxobutanoate dehydrogenase subunit VorB — translated: MTDLKLTKGNIALAEGALQAGCRYYFGYPITPQNDIPEYLARQLPKLGGTFIPAESEIASINMVMGAAAAGKRAMTSSSGPGISLMQEALSYMAGSDTPCVVVNIMRCGPGLGGISPTQGDYSQAVHGGGHGDYHNIVLAPASVQEMFDLTIKAFELADKYRNPAMVIADAMIGQFQEPCRLTPKEPVVLPEKPWALTGRKGRTPQLIKSLYLGDGEQEAHNMLLVRKYREIQDNEVMCEEWHLDDAEVMIIAFGTPSRVAKTAIIQARAQGIKVGLLRPLTVFPFPSKQVYEHSSRIPNVLVVEMNTGQMLRDVQIAAHKDARIHFYGRPGGGFPYPEDVLRELKKAMEGAYERSL